One window from the genome of Deltaproteobacteria bacterium encodes:
- a CDS encoding right-handed parallel beta-helix repeat-containing protein — MPSKRLRTSAFLSLVLLTAASIREARAATTWGVPGDSSNTCTVVVPSCNTIAQAVTASSSGDTILIGAGSFPVPSSIALTKSLTITGAGIGTTFVQPTTTAFSVRTSNIVFSDFTLQNGAIGIAFQSASSNNTQITRVAFSGQTSRGIDVSLGAAFPVTNVAITDSSFATANIGIRTSSTAQVAGLTITGTSFTGNKFGIYVANDNNTSKFSGLTIQNSTFTNNVNWAIYAEEMRDALIEDSTFTGGGTAIGLFKFYGSSGVAMSNITIRENTFSAFTGNALDLEVYLGGTAPAGVGLENPVVVQNNTIQKDVGIATSSTAVFVRLPPALTNAPVNILDNDILISGTFSAGTRAYGVTLRGNGPVVMTGNVIDGGNVGGSGTTPPTSGIFIQSQSAPMSLPSGTFPNVMPATVSITASCNRIQGFRNGVSVFDSIGNAYGGLQVGATVTIEDNAILGNDSGLVTGAAAPTIDGENNYWGCPAGPSDAACDDVVGDVDADPFRIVIAPCVPCLQNSECNDGLFCNGAETCDLQTSQCVAAVDPCLGGPACGNTCNEVTDDCFVPAGTVCRAAVDACDAEETCSGLGGPCPGDVLLTAGSTCRPATDVCDAAETCDGVSAACPADALQGADVVCRTAAGSCDVAENCSGSAAACPVDGFAPAGQECRASAGVCDVAESCTGSGPNCPVDAFQPPATVCRAAAGVCDIAETCAAGNPSCPPDAVEPATTVCRAAAGACDVAENCNGSGTTCPSDGFAAAGTNCSDGDFCTQPDVCDGSGICDGPAVDCDDANPCTDDACDSQAGGFLCVYTNNGSCIGPNCGNEVVDAGETCDPPNLAIDPITNQAECRLDCTSCGDGVVQANDQETCDDGNTIGGCRLDKPQKPIDDCLNSCRLPICDDPSRIKLTSGLDQLAFHGRLITSAGIDFSSEHLVIQLSSSDGTVLYRDSLLAGAISQTTATAWKYRNKLAKQQGGVYALKVRGKDGAYAFTMQAYGDGSAAVADMRTQVFVGSNEWALRGRWTELPGGKGWRLNKKSEFLEP, encoded by the coding sequence ATGCCGTCGAAACGACTCCGCACCTCGGCGTTTCTCTCCCTCGTCCTGCTCACGGCCGCTTCGATCCGCGAAGCACGCGCGGCGACGACCTGGGGCGTTCCCGGAGACAGCTCGAATACCTGCACGGTCGTCGTCCCGAGCTGCAATACGATCGCGCAAGCCGTCACGGCATCGAGCAGCGGCGATACGATCCTGATCGGCGCCGGGTCGTTCCCGGTCCCCTCGTCGATCGCGCTCACCAAGTCGCTCACCATCACGGGCGCGGGCATCGGCACGACGTTCGTGCAGCCGACGACGACGGCGTTCTCGGTCCGCACCAGCAACATCGTGTTCAGCGACTTCACGTTGCAGAACGGCGCCATCGGCATCGCCTTCCAGAGCGCGTCCAGCAACAACACGCAGATCACGCGGGTCGCCTTCAGCGGCCAGACCTCGCGCGGCATCGACGTTTCGCTCGGGGCGGCCTTCCCGGTGACCAACGTGGCGATCACGGACAGCTCGTTCGCCACCGCCAACATCGGCATCCGCACCTCGTCCACGGCGCAGGTGGCCGGGCTCACCATCACCGGCACCAGCTTCACCGGGAACAAGTTCGGCATCTACGTCGCCAACGACAACAACACGTCGAAGTTCTCGGGCCTGACGATCCAGAACTCGACGTTCACGAACAACGTCAACTGGGCGATCTACGCCGAGGAGATGCGCGACGCCCTGATCGAGGACTCCACCTTCACGGGCGGCGGGACGGCGATCGGCCTGTTCAAGTTCTACGGAAGCAGCGGGGTGGCGATGTCCAACATCACCATCCGTGAGAACACCTTCAGCGCCTTCACGGGCAATGCGCTCGATCTCGAGGTCTATCTCGGCGGCACGGCTCCGGCCGGCGTGGGTCTGGAGAACCCGGTCGTCGTGCAGAACAACACCATCCAGAAGGACGTCGGCATCGCCACGTCGAGTACGGCCGTGTTCGTGCGCCTGCCGCCGGCGCTGACCAACGCGCCGGTCAACATCCTCGACAACGACATCCTGATCTCCGGCACGTTCTCGGCGGGGACCCGGGCGTACGGCGTCACGCTGCGTGGCAACGGTCCCGTCGTGATGACCGGCAACGTCATCGACGGTGGCAACGTCGGCGGGTCGGGTACGACCCCGCCGACGTCGGGCATCTTCATCCAGTCGCAGAGCGCGCCGATGAGCCTGCCCTCGGGAACGTTCCCGAACGTGATGCCGGCCACCGTCAGCATCACCGCCAGCTGCAACCGGATCCAGGGCTTCCGCAACGGCGTCAGCGTCTTCGACTCGATCGGCAACGCGTACGGCGGCCTCCAGGTCGGCGCCACCGTGACGATCGAGGACAACGCGATCCTCGGGAACGACAGCGGCCTCGTCACCGGAGCCGCCGCGCCGACGATCGACGGGGAGAACAACTACTGGGGCTGCCCCGCGGGCCCGAGCGACGCGGCGTGCGACGACGTCGTCGGCGACGTCGACGCCGATCCCTTCCGGATCGTGATCGCTCCGTGCGTGCCATGTCTCCAGAACTCGGAGTGCAATGACGGCCTCTTCTGCAACGGCGCCGAGACCTGCGACCTCCAGACCTCCCAGTGCGTCGCCGCCGTCGATCCCTGCCTCGGAGGCCCCGCCTGCGGGAACACCTGCAACGAGGTCACGGACGATTGCTTCGTCCCCGCCGGAACGGTCTGCCGCGCCGCCGTCGACGCGTGCGATGCCGAGGAGACCTGCAGCGGGCTCGGCGGACCGTGTCCCGGCGACGTCCTCCTCACCGCCGGGTCCACCTGCCGCCCGGCCACGGACGTCTGCGACGCCGCCGAGACCTGTGACGGCGTGAGCGCCGCTTGCCCGGCCGACGCCTTGCAGGGTGCGGACGTCGTATGTCGTACAGCCGCCGGATCCTGCGACGTTGCCGAGAATTGCAGCGGATCCGCCGCCGCCTGTCCGGTCGACGGCTTCGCGCCTGCCGGACAGGAATGCCGCGCCAGCGCCGGCGTTTGCGACGTCGCCGAGAGCTGCACGGGAAGCGGTCCGAACTGCCCGGTGGACGCTTTCCAGCCGCCGGCGACGGTCTGCCGGGCGGCGGCCGGCGTCTGCGACATCGCCGAAACCTGCGCGGCCGGGAACCCGAGCTGTCCGCCGGACGCCGTCGAGCCCGCGACGACCGTGTGTCGCGCGGCTGCCGGCGCCTGCGACGTTGCGGAGAACTGCAACGGATCAGGGACGACATGTCCGAGCGACGGGTTCGCCGCCGCCGGGACCAACTGCTCCGACGGAGACTTCTGTACGCAGCCCGATGTCTGTGACGGCAGCGGGATCTGCGACGGTCCGGCGGTCGATTGCGACGACGCGAATCCGTGCACGGACGACGCCTGCGACTCCCAGGCGGGCGGCTTCCTTTGCGTCTACACCAACAACGGTAGCTGCATCGGGCCCAATTGCGGCAACGAAGTGGTGGATGCGGGCGAGACCTGCGACCCGCCGAATCTCGCGATCGATCCGATCACGAATCAGGCCGAGTGCCGTCTCGACTGCACCTCGTGCGGCGACGGTGTGGTGCAGGCCAACGATCAGGAGACCTGCGACGACGGCAACACGATCGGCGGCTGCCGGCTCGACAAGCCGCAGAAGCCGATCGACGATTGCCTCAATAGCTGTCGCTTGCCGATCTGCGACGACCCGTCGCGCATCAAGCTGACGAGCGGACTCGACCAGCTGGCGTTCCACGGCCGCCTGATCACGTCTGCCGGCATCGACTTTTCGAGCGAGCACCTGGTGATCCAGCTTTCCAGCAGCGACGGGACCGTGCTCTATCGCGACTCCCTGTTGGCCGGCGCGATTTCCCAGACGACGGCCACCGCATGGAAGTACCGCAACAAGCTCGCCAAGCAGCAGGGTGGGGTCTATGCCCTCAAGGTTCGGGGCAAGGACGGCGCTTACGCGTTCACGATGCAGGCCTACGGAGACGGCAGCGCCGCGGTGGCCGACATGCGGACACAGGTCTTCGTGGGGTCGAACGAATGGGCGCTACGCGGTCGGTGGACGGAGCTGCCGGGCGGTAAGGGTTGGCGGCTCAACAAGAAGTCCGAGTTCCTGGAACCCTGA